A single genomic interval of Plantibacter sp. Leaf314 harbors:
- a CDS encoding ABC transporter substrate-binding protein, producing MKLRTPLLAAFAATALLLTGCTGGGGSSDGPEEGAALTIAKPDGSIATESNNPYVGDSSAMKLGYINAILEPLAIVNLVDPSAEVKPWLASEIAWTDDYTSVALTARDGVTWNDGEAFSADDIAFTFQQFIDHPELDNSALGLTGVATEGDTVTLSFTNPMFVKQDKVLLKQIVPKHIWESVDDPATFENPEPVGTGPYTLTSFSTESVELSARDDYWGEQPAVPTLYYVSYNDNTALTTALANGDADWAQAFIPNVQSAYLDKDKEHNVYWAAAGLAVDAMFVNTQTKPFNDPAFRQAVNLVIDREQHQQIAREGGVPELSSITGLPTPAGDAFIPAEFEGEDYTVDAKAAKQVLTDAGYTWNDDVLTDPSGEAVTFTLSVPQGWNDYVTGISLIADSVKSLGVTATVDTPDQDTWWAAKSDGDFQAILHWTDTGATPYDLYSDIMDGRWLVAEGEAADFNFGRYDSPEATAALSAYANATDDATRAAALETVQKLFVSDVPAMPIGTRPFIGSYNTRNYTGWPSEDDPYAPADPTQPTAVYILTQLKAAK from the coding sequence ATGAAGCTGAGAACCCCACTGCTGGCCGCGTTCGCGGCCACAGCCCTGCTGCTCACCGGATGCACCGGTGGCGGCGGGTCGAGCGACGGCCCCGAGGAGGGTGCCGCGCTCACGATCGCGAAGCCCGACGGCTCGATCGCCACCGAATCCAACAACCCCTACGTCGGCGACTCATCCGCCATGAAGCTCGGGTACATCAACGCGATCCTCGAGCCGCTCGCGATCGTCAACCTCGTCGACCCGAGCGCCGAGGTCAAGCCGTGGCTCGCGTCCGAGATCGCCTGGACCGACGACTACACCTCCGTCGCCCTGACCGCCCGCGACGGCGTCACGTGGAACGACGGCGAGGCCTTCAGCGCCGACGACATCGCCTTCACCTTCCAGCAGTTCATCGACCACCCGGAACTCGACAACTCGGCCCTCGGCCTCACCGGCGTCGCGACCGAGGGCGACACCGTCACCCTCTCGTTCACGAACCCGATGTTCGTGAAGCAGGACAAGGTCCTCCTCAAGCAGATCGTCCCGAAGCACATCTGGGAGTCCGTCGACGACCCGGCCACCTTCGAGAACCCCGAGCCCGTCGGCACCGGCCCGTACACGCTGACGAGCTTCAGCACCGAGAGCGTCGAACTCTCCGCCCGCGACGACTACTGGGGCGAGCAGCCGGCCGTGCCGACGCTCTACTACGTCTCGTACAACGACAACACGGCGCTCACCACGGCCCTCGCGAACGGCGACGCCGACTGGGCGCAGGCCTTCATCCCGAACGTGCAGTCCGCGTACCTCGACAAGGACAAGGAGCACAACGTCTACTGGGCGGCCGCCGGTCTCGCCGTCGACGCGATGTTCGTGAACACGCAGACGAAGCCCTTCAACGACCCCGCCTTCCGGCAGGCCGTCAACCTCGTCATCGACCGCGAACAGCACCAGCAGATCGCCCGTGAGGGCGGCGTCCCCGAGCTCAGCTCGATCACCGGCCTGCCGACCCCGGCCGGCGACGCGTTCATCCCCGCCGAATTCGAGGGTGAGGACTACACCGTCGACGCGAAGGCCGCGAAACAGGTCCTGACCGACGCCGGGTACACCTGGAACGACGACGTGCTCACCGACCCCTCCGGCGAGGCCGTCACCTTCACCCTGTCCGTCCCGCAGGGGTGGAACGACTACGTCACCGGCATCAGCCTCATCGCCGATTCGGTGAAGTCGCTCGGGGTCACCGCCACCGTCGACACCCCCGACCAGGACACCTGGTGGGCGGCGAAGTCGGACGGCGACTTCCAGGCGATCCTGCACTGGACCGACACCGGCGCGACGCCGTACGACCTGTACTCCGACATCATGGACGGCCGCTGGCTCGTCGCCGAGGGTGAGGCCGCCGACTTCAACTTCGGACGCTACGACAGCCCCGAGGCCACCGCGGCCCTCTCGGCCTACGCCAACGCGACGGACGACGCCACGCGGGCCGCAGCCCTCGAGACGGTCCAGAAGCTGTTCGTCTCCGACGTCCCCGCGATGCCGATCGGCACGCGCCCGTTCATCGGCTCGTACAACACCCGCAACTACACCGGGTGGCCGAGCGAGGACGACCCGTACGCCCCGGCCGACCCGACGCAGCCGACCGCCGTGTACATCCTCACGCAGCTCAAGGCCGCGAAGTAG
- a CDS encoding ABC transporter ATP-binding protein, with product MTNDDLLTVSNFSVTYDVEPPVEAVRDVSLTLRRGEILGLAGESGCGKTTLAYGLQRLLKPPAVITGGSAVFHDESGEDIDLGTLGEEEMRAFRWDKASMVFQGAMNALNPVTTIGRQLDDVFTTHRRRMTRPERRDEAGKLLDIVGVGRDRLKSYPHELSGGMRQRVMIAMALALKPQLMIMDEPTTALDVLVQREILQQISELRTEFGFSVIFITHDLPLLLEISDRIAVMRAGRLVEIDTAERIYRQAQDPYTRKLLASFPSLTGERGDFVRGAQTGVTA from the coding sequence GTGACCAACGACGACCTGCTGACAGTGTCCAACTTCAGCGTCACCTACGACGTCGAACCGCCCGTCGAAGCCGTGCGCGACGTCTCGCTCACCCTTCGCCGCGGCGAGATCCTCGGCCTGGCCGGCGAGTCCGGTTGTGGGAAGACGACGCTCGCCTACGGCTTGCAACGGCTCCTCAAACCACCGGCCGTCATCACGGGTGGCAGCGCCGTCTTCCACGACGAGTCGGGCGAGGACATCGACCTCGGCACGCTCGGCGAGGAGGAGATGCGCGCGTTCCGCTGGGACAAGGCCTCCATGGTGTTCCAGGGCGCGATGAACGCCCTGAACCCGGTGACCACCATCGGCCGCCAGCTGGACGACGTCTTCACCACCCACCGCCGGCGGATGACCCGGCCCGAGCGCCGCGACGAGGCCGGCAAGCTGCTCGACATCGTCGGCGTCGGTCGCGACCGGCTGAAGTCCTACCCGCACGAACTCTCCGGCGGCATGCGCCAGCGGGTCATGATCGCGATGGCGCTCGCCCTGAAACCGCAGCTCATGATCATGGACGAGCCGACCACCGCGCTCGACGTGCTCGTCCAGCGGGAGATCCTGCAGCAGATCTCCGAGCTCCGGACCGAGTTCGGCTTCTCCGTCATCTTCATCACCCACGACCTCCCGTTGCTCCTCGAGATCTCCGACCGCATCGCCGTCATGCGCGCCGGCCGCCTCGTCGAGATCGACACGGCCGAGCGCATCTACCGCCAGGCGCAGGACCCGTACACCCGGAAACTCCTCGCCTCCTTCCCGAGCCTCACCGGCGAACGCGGCGACTTCGTCCGCGGCGCACAGACCGGAGTGACCGCATGA